From the Ferrigenium kumadai genome, one window contains:
- the nusB gene encoding transcription antitermination factor NusB, which produces MSEMEAKKTAAVSPRHRARELAMQGIYQWRVSGSDAHDIEKQVLEAKALGRFDKGLFTKLLRGALAQHAETEALLTPHLDRPLADLSPVEFAVLLLGAYELSQHIETPYKVVINEAVELAKTFGGTDGHKYVNGVLDKLAPQVRAVEFAARSKT; this is translated from the coding sequence ATGAGCGAAATGGAAGCGAAGAAGACAGCGGCCGTCAGTCCGCGCCACCGCGCGCGCGAGCTCGCGATGCAGGGTATCTACCAGTGGCGCGTGTCGGGCAGCGATGCGCACGACATCGAGAAGCAAGTGCTGGAGGCGAAGGCGCTGGGCCGGTTCGACAAGGGCCTGTTCACCAAACTGCTGCGCGGCGCGCTGGCACAGCACGCCGAGACCGAGGCCTTGCTGACCCCGCACCTCGACCGTCCGCTCGCCGATCTCAGCCCGGTGGAATTCGCCGTGCTGCTGCTGGGCGCATACGAGCTGTCGCAGCACATCGAGACTCCCTACAAGGTGGTCATCAACGAGGCGGTCGAACTGGCCAAGACCTTCGGCGGTACCGATGGCCACAAGTACGTGAATGGCGTGCTCGACAAGCTCGCCCCGCAAGTGCGCGCGGTGGAGTTCGCCGCGCGCAGCAAGACCTGA
- the glyA gene encoding serine hydroxymethyltransferase: MFSRKNTIATVDPDLWAAIQNENRRQEDHIELIASENYTSPAVMEAQGSQLTNKYAEGYPGKRYYGGCEYVDIVEQLAIDRAKALFGAEYANVQPNSGSQANQAVYMAVLKPGDTILGLSLAHGGHLTHGASVNASGKLYNAVQYGLNDKEEIDYDQVQALATAHKPKMIVAGASAYSLVIDWKRFREIADSVGAYLFVDMAHYAGLVAAGVYPSPVGIADFVTTTTHKTLRGPRGGIILAKAEYEKALNSAIFPGIQGGPLMHVIAGKAVAFKEAASKEFKAYQMQVVDNARVMAKVLQERGLRIVSGRTDSHVFLVDLQAKNITGKDAEAALGLAHITVNKNSIPNDPQKPFVTSGIRIGSPAMTTRGFKELEAEKLAHLIADVLDAPTDEAVIARVAGEVKKLTAQFPVYGA, encoded by the coding sequence ATGTTTTCGAGAAAAAACACCATCGCCACCGTTGATCCCGACCTGTGGGCCGCGATCCAGAACGAGAACCGCCGCCAGGAAGATCACATCGAGCTGATCGCCTCGGAGAACTACACCAGCCCGGCGGTGATGGAAGCCCAGGGCAGCCAGCTGACCAACAAGTACGCCGAAGGCTATCCCGGCAAGCGCTATTACGGCGGCTGCGAGTATGTGGACATCGTCGAGCAACTGGCGATCGATCGCGCCAAGGCGCTGTTCGGCGCGGAATACGCCAACGTGCAGCCGAACTCCGGCTCGCAGGCGAACCAGGCCGTGTACATGGCCGTGCTCAAGCCCGGCGACACCATCCTCGGCCTGTCCCTGGCGCACGGCGGTCACCTGACCCACGGCGCGTCGGTCAATGCCAGCGGCAAGCTGTACAACGCCGTCCAGTACGGCCTGAACGACAAGGAAGAGATCGACTACGACCAGGTCCAGGCATTGGCCACCGCGCACAAGCCCAAGATGATCGTGGCGGGCGCTTCCGCCTACTCGCTGGTGATCGACTGGAAGCGTTTCCGTGAGATCGCCGACAGCGTGGGCGCATACCTGTTCGTGGACATGGCGCACTACGCCGGTCTGGTCGCTGCGGGCGTGTACCCCAGCCCCGTCGGCATCGCGGACTTCGTCACCACCACCACCCACAAGACCCTGCGCGGTCCGCGCGGCGGCATCATCCTGGCCAAGGCCGAGTACGAGAAGGCGCTGAATTCGGCGATCTTCCCCGGCATCCAGGGCGGCCCGCTGATGCATGTCATCGCCGGCAAGGCAGTTGCCTTCAAGGAAGCGGCCAGCAAGGAATTCAAGGCATACCAGATGCAAGTGGTGGACAACGCCCGAGTGATGGCGAAGGTGCTGCAAGAGCGCGGCCTGCGCATCGTCTCCGGCCGCACCGACAGCCACGTGTTCCTGGTCGACCTGCAGGCCAAGAACATCACCGGCAAGGACGCCGAAGCGGCACTGGGCCTGGCTCACATCACCGTGAACAAGAACTCCATCCCGAACGACCCGCAGAAGCCGTTCGTGACCTCCGGCATCCGCATCGGCAGCCCGGCGATGACCACCCGCGGCTTCAAGGAACTCGAAGCCGAGAAGCTCGCTCACCTGATCGCCGACGTGCTGGATGCACCGACCGACGAGGCAGTGATTGCGCGCGTCGCGGGCGAGGTGAAGAAGCTGACGGCGCAGTTCCCCGTGTACGGAGCCTAA
- the ribH gene encoding 6,7-dimethyl-8-ribityllumazine synthase has product MKELEKNLSGKSMRIGIVQSRFNSEVCEGLLGACRAQLVQHGVAEDDITLATVPGALEIPLVLLRMAESGNFDGLVALGAVIRGDTYHFEVVSNESARGVGDVQLASCVPIANAILTTDTDEQAIARMHTKGGEAAQVVIEMVNLLRDIG; this is encoded by the coding sequence ATGAAAGAACTGGAAAAGAATCTGAGCGGCAAGAGCATGCGCATCGGCATCGTGCAGAGCCGCTTCAACAGCGAAGTGTGCGAGGGCCTGCTGGGCGCTTGCCGTGCGCAACTGGTGCAGCACGGCGTGGCCGAAGACGACATCACGCTGGCGACCGTGCCCGGCGCGCTGGAGATCCCGCTGGTGCTGCTGCGCATGGCGGAGAGCGGCAACTTCGACGGGCTGGTCGCACTCGGCGCGGTGATCCGTGGCGACACTTACCACTTCGAAGTGGTTTCGAACGAGTCCGCGCGCGGCGTGGGCGACGTGCAGCTCGCCAGCTGCGTGCCGATCGCCAATGCGATCCTTACCACCGACACAGACGAACAGGCGATCGCGCGCATGCACACCAAGGGCGGCGAAGCGGCGCAGGTCGTCATCGAGATGGTCAACCTGCTGCGGGACATAGGATGA
- the ribD gene encoding bifunctional diaminohydroxyphosphoribosylaminopyrimidine deaminase/5-amino-6-(5-phosphoribosylamino)uracil reductase RibD, with protein MLTPQDSEWMAQALRLAERGLYTTSPNPRVGCVLVRDGKVVGEGWHERAGQPHAEVHALREAGEAARGSTAYVTLEPCSHHGRTPPCADALIAAGVSRVVVAVQDPNPQVAGEGIAKLRNAGIAVESGLMEAAARELNIGFFARMTRGTPWVRSKTGMSLDGRTALANGVSQWITGPAARRDVQYWRARSCAVLAGVGTVLADDPQLNVREIETDRQPLRVVLDSKLQTPPSARILEEGNVLIYTAMKDEAKIAALRQAGAAVELLPDGDGQVDLPAMLRDLAQRGINEVLVEAGSTLNGALLRAGLVDELLLYVAPQLLGDAARGIAQLGELTALEQRIDLTWQDVRQVGADLRIVARVKGKENV; from the coding sequence ATGCTGACGCCGCAAGACAGCGAGTGGATGGCGCAGGCACTGCGGCTGGCCGAGCGCGGCCTTTACACCACCAGTCCCAATCCCCGCGTCGGCTGCGTGCTGGTGCGCGATGGCAAGGTCGTCGGGGAAGGCTGGCACGAGCGTGCGGGCCAGCCCCATGCCGAAGTCCATGCCTTGCGCGAGGCCGGCGAGGCGGCGCGAGGTTCGACGGCCTACGTCACCCTCGAGCCCTGCAGCCATCACGGGCGCACGCCGCCCTGTGCCGATGCGCTGATCGCCGCCGGCGTTTCGCGCGTCGTGGTCGCGGTGCAGGACCCCAATCCCCAGGTCGCCGGAGAAGGCATCGCGAAGTTGCGCAATGCCGGCATCGCCGTCGAGAGCGGCCTGATGGAAGCGGCGGCGCGCGAACTCAACATCGGCTTCTTCGCGCGCATGACGCGCGGAACGCCGTGGGTCAGGAGCAAGACCGGCATGAGCCTCGACGGTCGCACCGCGCTCGCCAACGGCGTCAGCCAGTGGATCACCGGCCCCGCGGCGCGGCGCGACGTACAGTACTGGCGCGCGCGCTCCTGCGCGGTGCTGGCCGGCGTCGGCACGGTGTTGGCGGACGATCCGCAGCTCAACGTGCGCGAAATAGAAACAGACAGACAGCCGCTGCGCGTGGTGCTGGACAGCAAGCTGCAGACGCCTCCGTCGGCGCGCATCCTGGAAGAGGGGAATGTGCTGATCTACACGGCCATGAAAGATGAGGCGAAGATCGCCGCGTTGCGGCAAGCGGGCGCGGCGGTGGAGCTGTTGCCGGACGGCGACGGGCAGGTGGATCTGCCCGCAATGCTGCGCGACCTCGCGCAGCGCGGCATCAACGAAGTGCTGGTGGAGGCCGGCAGCACGCTGAACGGCGCGCTGCTGCGCGCGGGGCTGGTGGACGAGCTGCTGCTGTACGTCGCGCCGCAGCTGCTGGGCGACGCCGCGCGCGGCATCGCGCAACTGGGCGAATTGACAGCGCTGGAACAGCGCATCGATCTGACATGGCAGGACGTGCGCCAAGTGGGCGCGGACCTGCGCATCGTGGCGAGAGTGAAAGGAAAAGAAAATGTTTAG
- a CDS encoding DUF3175 domain-containing protein, translated as MARQIAPRYWSAKVTQESFALGLEEGVFTWHDPKRIAESLKRSAEASTRRKAPPFRSAMSMLVFYINRAGRNLDENQKRVLEQAKDELRALYGKG; from the coding sequence ATGGCACGGCAAATCGCACCCCGCTACTGGTCCGCGAAGGTGACGCAAGAAAGCTTCGCGCTCGGCCTGGAGGAAGGCGTCTTCACCTGGCACGACCCGAAACGCATCGCGGAATCGCTCAAGCGCTCGGCGGAAGCGAGCACCCGCCGCAAAGCCCCGCCCTTCCGCTCCGCCATGTCCATGCTGGTGTTCTACATCAACCGCGCGGGCAGAAACCTCGACGAAAACCAGAAGCGCGTCCTCGAACAGGCAAAGGACGAGTTGCGCGCGCTGTACGGCAAGGGCTGA
- a CDS encoding riboflavin synthase, with translation MFSGIVADVGIIKRAEDREGGLRLSVATEALGMDDVKLGDSIAVNGVCLTVVKLEGNTFTVDVSRETLNCTVGLDKQGGHVNLEKALRLSDRLGGHLVTGHVDGVGEVVAFNDIGESWRLVVRAPHALAKYIAVKGSITINGVSLTVNRVAGSEFEVNLIPHTLEVTTLNELKAGAKVNLEIDLIARYVERMMAAEQD, from the coding sequence ATGTTTAGTGGAATCGTGGCCGACGTCGGCATCATCAAGCGCGCGGAGGACCGTGAAGGCGGCCTGCGCCTTTCCGTGGCGACCGAAGCGCTGGGCATGGACGACGTGAAGCTCGGCGACAGCATCGCCGTGAACGGCGTGTGCCTGACCGTGGTGAAGCTGGAAGGCAATACCTTCACCGTGGACGTGTCGCGCGAGACGCTGAACTGCACCGTTGGGCTGGACAAGCAGGGCGGACACGTCAACCTGGAAAAGGCGCTACGCCTGTCGGACCGCCTGGGCGGTCACCTGGTCACCGGTCACGTGGACGGCGTGGGCGAAGTGGTCGCCTTCAACGACATCGGCGAGAGCTGGCGGCTGGTGGTGCGCGCACCGCACGCGCTGGCGAAATACATCGCGGTGAAGGGCTCCATCACCATCAACGGCGTGAGCCTCACCGTGAACCGTGTCGCGGGCAGCGAATTCGAAGTGAACCTCATTCCGCACACGCTGGAGGTCACCACGCTCAACGAACTGAAGGCGGGCGCGAAGGTGAATCTGGAGATCGACCTGATTGCGCGGTATGTCGAGAGGATGATGGCGGCGGAGCAGGATTAA
- the ribBA gene encoding bifunctional 3,4-dihydroxy-2-butanone-4-phosphate synthase/GTP cyclohydrolase II produces MTDVAPIQDIIAEMRAGRMVVLVDEEDRENEGDLVFAAEFVTPEKINFMAKFGRGLICLTLTGEHCDQLKLPLMVNENGLPLATNFTMSIEAATGVTTGISAADRSRTIQVAAAKDAKPADIVRPGHIFPLRAKSGGVLVRAGHTEAGCDLAQLAGLTPASVICEILKDDGEMARLPDLIPFAKEHGLKIGTIADLIEYRIQNETLIERVARRTVQTAYGELDLVTYTDKTTQRVHLALVKGDIQPQNETLVRVHEPLSVMDFLEQASYPQSTSVHDALTRIAAAPAGVLVLMHHAETSQDLLARAAAQPEAQHAQWDPRNYGIGAQILRDLNVGKMCLIATPRKLPSMTGFGLEVVRYCHNKEKQ; encoded by the coding sequence ATGACAGACGTTGCACCGATACAGGACATCATCGCCGAAATGCGCGCCGGGCGCATGGTGGTGCTGGTGGACGAGGAGGACCGCGAGAACGAGGGCGACCTGGTGTTCGCGGCCGAGTTCGTCACGCCTGAGAAGATCAATTTCATGGCGAAGTTCGGGCGCGGGCTGATCTGCCTGACGCTGACCGGGGAGCATTGCGACCAGCTCAAGCTGCCGTTGATGGTGAATGAGAACGGCCTGCCGCTGGCGACCAACTTCACCATGTCCATCGAGGCGGCGACGGGCGTGACCACCGGCATCTCGGCGGCGGACCGTTCGCGCACCATCCAGGTGGCGGCGGCGAAGGATGCGAAGCCTGCCGACATCGTGCGGCCGGGTCACATCTTCCCGCTGCGCGCGAAGAGTGGCGGCGTGCTGGTGCGCGCGGGGCACACCGAAGCGGGCTGCGACCTGGCTCAGCTGGCGGGGCTGACGCCCGCTTCGGTGATCTGCGAGATCCTCAAGGACGACGGCGAGATGGCGCGCCTGCCCGACCTGATCCCGTTCGCGAAGGAGCACGGCCTGAAGATCGGCACCATCGCCGACCTGATCGAATACCGCATACAGAACGAGACGCTGATCGAGCGCGTGGCGCGCCGCACGGTGCAGACCGCCTACGGCGAACTCGACCTGGTGACCTACACCGACAAGACCACGCAGCGCGTGCACCTGGCGCTGGTGAAGGGCGACATCCAGCCGCAGAACGAGACGCTGGTGCGCGTGCACGAGCCGCTGTCGGTGATGGACTTCCTCGAGCAGGCCAGTTACCCGCAATCGACCAGCGTGCACGACGCGCTGACCCGTATCGCCGCGGCGCCGGCCGGTGTGCTGGTGCTGATGCACCACGCCGAGACTTCGCAGGACCTGCTGGCGCGCGCTGCCGCCCAACCCGAGGCGCAGCACGCGCAGTGGGACCCGCGCAATTACGGCATCGGCGCGCAGATCCTGCGCGACCTCAACGTCGGCAAGATGTGCCTCATCGCCACCCCGCGCAAGCTGCCGAGCATGACCGGCTTCGGGCTGGAAGTGGTGCGTTACTGTCACAACAAGGAAAAGCAATGA
- the nrdR gene encoding transcriptional regulator NrdR → MKCPFCKGDNTQVVDTRESEEGDSIRRRRRCLSCDKRFTTYETVELRMPQVVKQNGMRSEFDEDKLRTSFNRALHKRPVSTELVDAAIDHVTQKVFALGEREIGSRQIGEMVMKELLKLDKVAYIRFASVYKSFEDVDDFADAVNAVRKTPRRKPQN, encoded by the coding sequence ATGAAATGCCCGTTCTGTAAAGGCGATAACACCCAAGTGGTGGACACCCGCGAAAGCGAGGAGGGCGACAGCATCCGCCGCCGCCGCCGTTGCCTTTCCTGCGACAAGCGCTTCACCACCTACGAGACGGTGGAGTTGCGCATGCCGCAGGTGGTGAAGCAGAACGGTATGCGCAGCGAATTCGACGAGGATAAGCTGCGCACCAGTTTCAACCGGGCGCTGCACAAGCGCCCGGTTTCCACCGAGCTGGTCGATGCGGCCATCGACCATGTCACGCAGAAAGTCTTCGCGCTGGGCGAACGAGAGATCGGTTCGCGCCAGATCGGCGAGATGGTGATGAAGGAGCTGCTCAAGCTCGACAAGGTGGCCTATATCCGCTTCGCTTCGGTGTACAAGAGCTTCGAGGACGTGGACGATTTCGCCGACGCGGTGAATGCGGTACGCAAGACGCCGCGCCGCAAACCACAAAACTGA